In one Umezawaea sp. Da 62-37 genomic region, the following are encoded:
- a CDS encoding NAD(P)-dependent oxidoreductase, with amino-acid sequence MTARILITGAAGGLGTLMRPRLAEGGRVLRLLDIADIPAAADDESVEVVRASVTDMAAMEEAMSGVDAVIHLGGHSLEVPWEQILDVNVNGTHTVLEAARRQGVTRVVLASSNHAVGYVPKADGEAGDDLFPRPDTYYGVSKVAMEALGSLYADRYGMDVIAIRIGSCFEKPRDARMLSTWLSPDDAARLFEACLAAPSPGFRVVWGVSDNTRRWFSLDGAFALGYESKDDAEVFASEVGTPDPTSPAEQRVGGVWCGPDFDTAVKEAGQ; translated from the coding sequence GTGACCGCACGAATCCTGATCACCGGCGCCGCCGGTGGGCTGGGCACGCTCATGCGCCCCCGGCTCGCCGAGGGCGGCCGGGTCCTGCGCCTGCTGGACATCGCCGACATCCCGGCGGCGGCCGACGACGAGAGCGTCGAGGTGGTCCGGGCGTCGGTCACCGACATGGCCGCCATGGAGGAGGCGATGTCGGGTGTGGACGCCGTGATCCACCTCGGCGGGCACAGCCTGGAAGTGCCGTGGGAGCAGATCCTGGACGTGAACGTCAACGGCACGCACACCGTGCTGGAGGCGGCGCGCAGGCAGGGCGTGACGCGCGTGGTGCTGGCCAGCTCCAACCACGCGGTCGGCTACGTGCCGAAGGCCGACGGCGAGGCGGGCGACGACCTGTTCCCCCGGCCCGACACGTACTACGGCGTCAGCAAGGTCGCGATGGAGGCGCTCGGCAGCCTCTACGCCGACCGCTACGGCATGGACGTGATCGCGATCCGGATCGGGTCGTGCTTCGAGAAGCCCCGCGACGCGCGGATGCTCTCCACCTGGCTGTCCCCCGACGACGCCGCCCGCCTGTTCGAGGCGTGCCTCGCCGCGCCGAGCCCCGGTTTCCGGGTCGTGTGGGGCGTCTCCGACAACACCCGGCGCTGGTTCTCCCTCGACGGGGCGTTCGCGCTGGGCTACGAGTCCAAGGACGACGCCGAGGTGTTCGCCTCCGAGGTGGGAACCCCGGACCCGACGTCGCCGGCGGAGCAGCGCGTGGGCGGCGTGTGGTGCGGCCCCGATTTCGATACCGCGGTGAAGGAGGCAGGTCAGTGA
- a CDS encoding 5-dehydro-4-deoxyglucarate dehydratase, translated as MQLDGVLFFPVTPFDPTGAIAEDVLAEHVKHGVSAGPGAVFVACGTGEFHALGVEEFERAVAVAVEATAGRVPVFAGAGGPLPIAKDFARAAARAGADGLLLMPPYLVTNPAKGLVRYVTDVAAATGLPVIVYQRNNAVFTPDTAVEVASLPTVIGFKDGLGDIDQLQRIVLAVRARVDKPFQFFNGLPTAELTVPAYRGIGVDLYSSAVFAFAPEISLGFYQAVQDDDTALVRRYLGEFFVPLVELRDRVPGYAVALIKAAVKLGGLNAGGVRPPLVDPTPEHVEELERIIAVGRALAA; from the coding sequence ATGCAACTCGATGGGGTGCTGTTCTTTCCGGTAACGCCGTTCGACCCGACGGGGGCGATCGCCGAGGACGTGCTCGCCGAGCACGTCAAGCACGGCGTCTCGGCGGGGCCGGGCGCGGTCTTCGTCGCCTGCGGCACGGGGGAGTTCCACGCGCTCGGTGTTGAGGAGTTCGAACGCGCGGTCGCCGTGGCGGTCGAGGCGACCGCAGGCCGGGTACCGGTCTTCGCGGGCGCGGGCGGTCCGCTGCCCATCGCCAAGGACTTCGCCAGGGCCGCGGCGCGGGCGGGCGCGGACGGGCTCCTGCTGATGCCGCCGTACCTGGTGACCAACCCCGCCAAGGGCCTGGTCCGCTACGTCACCGACGTCGCCGCCGCCACCGGGCTGCCGGTGATCGTCTACCAGCGCAACAACGCCGTGTTCACGCCCGACACCGCGGTGGAGGTCGCGTCGCTGCCGACCGTCATCGGGTTCAAGGACGGCCTTGGCGACATCGACCAGCTCCAGCGGATCGTGCTGGCCGTGCGGGCCCGCGTCGACAAGCCGTTCCAGTTCTTCAACGGCCTGCCGACCGCGGAGCTGACCGTGCCCGCCTACCGCGGCATCGGCGTGGACCTCTACTCCTCCGCGGTCTTCGCGTTCGCGCCGGAGATCTCGCTCGGCTTCTACCAGGCCGTGCAGGACGACGACACCGCGCTGGTGCGCCGCTACCTCGGCGAGTTCTTCGTGCCGCTGGTCGAGTTGCGCGACCGGGTGCCCGGCTACGCCGTGGCGCTGATCAAGGCCGCGGTGAAGCTCGGCGGTCTGAACGCGGGCGGTGTGCGCCCGCCGCTGGTCGACCCGACGCCGGAGCACGTCGAGGAGCTGGAGCGGATCATCGCCGTCGGAAGGGCGTTGGCGGCATGA
- a CDS encoding sigma-70 family RNA polymerase sigma factor produces the protein MTVPRVFDREVDTTTTTMLTAAELDLDAQSPAADLVRVYLNGIGKTALLTAAEEVELAKRIEAGVFAQHMAETAKRLSPTRREELRALVRDGHVAKNHLLEANLRLVVSLAKRYTGRGMPLLDLIQEGNLGLIRAVEKFDYTKGFKFSTYATWWIRQAITRGMADQGRTIRLPVHLVEQVNKLARIKRDLHQQLGREATTEELAKESGISAEKVSDLLDHARDPVSLDMPVGAEEDAPLGDFIEDSDATDAESAVISGLLQDDLRRVLSTLDAREQAVIRLRYGLEDGQPRTLDQIGKRFGLSRERVRQIEREVMSKLRQGERAEKLRAYAS, from the coding sequence ATGACCGTCCCGAGGGTCTTCGACCGAGAGGTCGACACCACGACCACCACCATGCTCACCGCAGCCGAGTTGGACCTCGACGCGCAGAGCCCGGCAGCGGATCTCGTCCGAGTCTACCTGAACGGGATCGGCAAGACCGCCCTGCTCACAGCGGCCGAAGAGGTCGAACTGGCCAAGCGGATCGAGGCCGGGGTCTTCGCCCAGCACATGGCCGAGACCGCCAAGCGCCTGTCCCCCACGCGCCGCGAGGAACTGCGCGCGTTGGTGCGGGACGGCCACGTGGCGAAGAACCACCTGCTCGAAGCGAATCTCCGTCTCGTCGTTTCGCTGGCCAAGCGATACACCGGTCGCGGAATGCCGCTGCTCGATCTGATCCAGGAAGGGAACCTGGGCTTGATCCGCGCGGTGGAGAAGTTCGACTACACCAAGGGCTTCAAGTTTTCGACCTACGCGACGTGGTGGATCCGCCAAGCGATCACCCGTGGAATGGCGGATCAAGGCCGCACCATCCGCCTTCCCGTCCACTTGGTGGAACAGGTGAACAAGTTGGCGCGGATCAAGCGCGATCTGCACCAGCAGCTCGGCCGGGAAGCGACGACCGAGGAGTTGGCGAAGGAATCCGGCATCAGCGCCGAGAAGGTCTCCGATCTCCTCGACCACGCCCGCGACCCGGTGAGCCTCGACATGCCGGTCGGCGCCGAGGAGGACGCCCCCCTTGGCGACTTCATCGAGGACTCCGACGCGACGGACGCCGAGAGCGCGGTCATCTCCGGTCTGCTCCAGGACGACCTGCGCCGGGTGCTCTCGACGCTGGACGCCCGCGAGCAGGCGGTCATCCGGCTCCGCTACGGCCTCGAGGACGGCCAGCCGCGGACCCTCGACCAGATCGGCAAGCGCTTCGGGCTGTCCCGCGAGCGGGTCAGGCAGATCGAGCGCGAGGTCATGTCGAAGCTCCGCCAGGGCGAGCGCGCGGAGAAGCTGCGCGCGTACGCGAGCTGA
- a CDS encoding fumarate hydratase codes for MTTTTTQFEYSDVLPLAKDTTTEYRLVTADGVKVVEAAGRTFLEIAPGTLTLLAKAAIRDIQHLLRPSHLAQLRAIVDDPEASGNDRFVAMDLLRNANIAAGGVLPMCQDTGTAIIMGKRTEAVLTGGTDEEALSRGVFEAYQELNLRYSQMAPTTFWDEKNTGTNLPAQIDLFTAPGTEPKYEFLFMAKGGGSANKTFLYQETKALLNPKRLATFLDEKLRSLGTAACPPYHLAVVVGGLSAEQNLKVAKLASARYLDGLPTEGSPLGHAFRDTDLEQQVLELTRNFGIGAQFGGKYFCHDVRVIRLPRHGASCPVGIAVSCSADRQVKAKITADGVFLEQLERDPAHFLPDIEDEHLSDEVVKIDLTRPMDEIRAALSALPVKTRVSLTGPLVVARDIAHAKIKERLDAGEGMPQYLKDHPVYYAGPAKTPEGYASGSFGPTTAGRMDSYVEEFQAAGGSLVMLAKGNRSKQVTDACRSHGGFYLGSIGGPAARLAQDCIRKVDVLEYAELGMEAVWKIEVEDFPAFVVVDDKGNDFFSETSAPLLQVSFRR; via the coding sequence GTGACCACCACCACGACCCAGTTCGAGTACTCAGACGTCCTCCCCTTGGCGAAGGACACCACCACCGAATACCGGCTCGTGACGGCCGACGGCGTCAAGGTCGTCGAGGCCGCGGGCCGCACGTTCCTGGAGATCGCGCCCGGGACGCTGACGCTGCTGGCGAAGGCGGCCATCCGCGACATCCAGCACCTGCTGCGCCCCTCGCACCTGGCGCAGCTGCGCGCGATCGTGGACGACCCGGAGGCCAGCGGCAACGACCGGTTCGTGGCCATGGACCTGCTGCGCAACGCGAACATCGCCGCGGGCGGCGTGCTGCCCATGTGCCAGGACACCGGCACCGCGATCATCATGGGCAAGCGCACCGAGGCCGTGCTCACCGGCGGCACCGACGAGGAGGCCTTGTCCCGCGGCGTCTTCGAGGCCTACCAGGAGCTGAACCTGCGCTACTCGCAGATGGCGCCGACGACGTTCTGGGACGAGAAGAACACCGGCACCAACCTGCCCGCGCAGATCGACCTGTTCACCGCGCCCGGCACGGAGCCGAAGTACGAGTTCCTGTTCATGGCCAAGGGCGGCGGCAGCGCCAACAAGACGTTCCTCTACCAGGAGACCAAGGCGCTGCTGAACCCGAAGCGGCTGGCCACGTTCCTGGACGAGAAGCTGCGCTCGCTCGGCACGGCCGCGTGCCCGCCCTACCACCTCGCCGTGGTCGTGGGCGGCCTGTCCGCCGAGCAGAACCTCAAGGTCGCGAAGCTCGCGTCGGCCCGCTACCTGGACGGCCTGCCGACCGAGGGGTCGCCGCTGGGCCACGCGTTCCGCGACACCGACCTCGAGCAGCAGGTCCTGGAGCTGACCCGGAACTTCGGCATCGGCGCCCAGTTCGGCGGCAAGTACTTCTGCCACGACGTGCGCGTGATCCGGCTCCCCCGGCACGGCGCGTCCTGCCCGGTCGGCATCGCCGTGTCGTGCTCGGCCGACCGCCAGGTCAAGGCGAAGATCACCGCGGACGGCGTGTTCCTGGAGCAGCTGGAGCGCGACCCGGCGCACTTCCTGCCGGACATCGAGGACGAGCACCTGTCCGACGAGGTCGTGAAGATCGACCTCACCCGGCCGATGGACGAGATCCGCGCCGCGCTGTCCGCGCTGCCGGTGAAGACGCGGGTGTCGCTGACCGGTCCGCTGGTCGTGGCGCGCGACATCGCGCACGCGAAGATCAAGGAACGCCTCGACGCGGGCGAGGGCATGCCGCAGTACCTGAAGGACCACCCGGTCTACTACGCCGGTCCGGCCAAGACTCCCGAGGGGTACGCCTCGGGCTCGTTCGGGCCGACCACCGCGGGCCGGATGGACTCCTACGTCGAGGAGTTCCAGGCCGCGGGCGGGTCGCTGGTGATGCTGGCGAAGGGCAACCGGTCCAAGCAGGTCACCGACGCCTGCCGGAGCCACGGCGGGTTCTACCTCGGGTCCATCGGCGGCCCGGCCGCGCGGCTGGCGCAGGACTGCATCCGCAAGGTCGACGTGCTGGAGTACGCCGAACTGGGCATGGAAGCCGTGTGGAAGATCGAGGTCGAGGACTTCCCGGCGTTCGTCGTGGTCGACGACAAGGGCAACGACTTCTTCTCCGAGACGTCGGCCCCGCTGCTCCAGGTGTCGTTCAGGCGGTAG
- a CDS encoding glucarate dehydratase family protein → MRITDITITPVAFRDPPLLNSAGVHEPWALRSIVEVHTDEGVSGLGESYGDIGHLDRLSRVAPALVGLDVHQLNVMHARVAEALGGKSGDDRHGLTGKLTAEGTVDRVYSPFEVATWDIRGKALGRPVSDLLGGAVRDAVPYSAYLFYKWAAHPGAEPDQWGEALDPAGIVAQAKRLIDEYGFGSIKLKGGVFPPDEEIAAIHALREAFPDLPLRLDPNAAWSVETSIRVAEALDGVVEYLEDPTEGIPGLSEVAAKASMPLATNMYVVAFEHIAPSVAVDAVQVILSDHHYWGGLSRSRNLASTCRTFGIGLSMHSNSHLGISLAAMTHLAAATPNLSYACDTHYPWNREDDVVLPGALTFVDGAVPVPTTPGLGVELDRDALARLAENYRTCGIVQRDDTGYMQKFDPTYERLRPRW, encoded by the coding sequence ATGAGGATCACCGACATCACCATCACCCCCGTCGCCTTCCGGGACCCGCCGCTGCTGAACTCCGCGGGCGTCCACGAGCCGTGGGCGCTGCGGTCGATCGTCGAGGTGCACACCGACGAGGGCGTCAGCGGGCTCGGCGAGAGCTACGGCGACATCGGCCACCTCGACCGGCTGAGCCGGGTCGCGCCCGCGCTGGTCGGCCTGGACGTGCACCAGCTCAACGTGATGCACGCGCGCGTCGCCGAGGCGCTGGGCGGCAAGTCCGGCGACGACCGGCACGGGCTGACCGGCAAGCTCACCGCCGAGGGCACCGTGGACCGGGTGTACTCGCCGTTCGAGGTCGCCACCTGGGACATCCGCGGCAAGGCGCTCGGCCGTCCGGTGTCGGACCTGCTCGGCGGCGCCGTGCGCGACGCCGTCCCGTACAGCGCGTACCTGTTCTACAAGTGGGCCGCGCACCCCGGCGCCGAGCCCGACCAGTGGGGTGAGGCGCTCGACCCGGCGGGCATCGTCGCGCAGGCCAAGCGGCTGATCGACGAGTACGGGTTCGGCTCGATCAAGCTCAAGGGCGGCGTCTTCCCGCCCGACGAGGAGATCGCGGCCATCCACGCGCTGCGCGAGGCGTTCCCCGACCTCCCGCTGCGGCTCGACCCGAACGCCGCCTGGTCGGTGGAGACGTCGATCCGCGTCGCCGAGGCGCTGGACGGCGTGGTCGAGTACCTGGAGGACCCCACCGAGGGGATTCCCGGCCTCTCGGAGGTCGCGGCGAAGGCCTCGATGCCCTTGGCCACCAACATGTACGTCGTCGCGTTCGAGCACATCGCGCCCTCGGTCGCGGTGGACGCGGTGCAGGTGATCCTGTCCGACCACCACTACTGGGGCGGGCTGAGCCGGTCGCGCAACCTCGCGTCGACCTGCCGGACGTTCGGCATCGGGCTGTCGATGCACTCCAACTCCCACCTCGGGATCAGCCTCGCCGCGATGACGCACCTCGCCGCCGCGACGCCGAACCTGAGCTACGCGTGCGACACGCACTACCCGTGGAACCGCGAGGACGACGTCGTGCTGCCCGGCGCGCTGACCTTCGTGGACGGTGCCGTGCCGGTGCCGACGACGCCCGGACTCGGCGTCGAACTGGACCGCGACGCCCTGGCCCGACTCGCCGAGAACTACCGCACGTGCGGCATCGTCCAACGCGATGACACCGGCTACATGCAGAAGTTCGACCCGACCTACGAGAGGCTGCGCCCCCGGTGGTGA
- a CDS encoding sugar ABC transporter substrate-binding protein — protein MPRSRSATAAVALAAVGLVLAGCGSTPASTGSGGGPGVAQDPNAPFEVWTRSTEATAKVYEKIFADFQAKTGVEVDYKPIFADFDKQIQQRAASKDLPDLVVTDTGSLGVFTSQGLVGEIDKGSIAGGADVGERAWNNGRASDGKYYAIPFSTQAMVTLIRKDWREKLGKPVPKTWDELSDLATAFTKDDPDGNGQADTYGMLVPGTTDRGYLGWWASSFIWQGGGDILKQDGDKFGVAVDSDETVKSVEYLRKMFCDTKVVQPGALTTGTNDAHAFFETGKTGIYVTGPYMFGRFDKNLGKDKYEVIAAPKGPAGDTVLGEGENIYLMAGSPRADAQKKLAEYLISAEAQQAGMKGDPTPVVRLPVNGKVDVDAVYDDPRWATTAKVYADSARPFPSVPNFQPFRQQFSETLNSLFATCDGDVKGDLGKLAGNLKKELQTQGMSK, from the coding sequence ATGCCCCGTTCCCGGTCCGCCACCGCGGCTGTCGCGCTGGCTGCTGTGGGGTTGGTCCTGGCAGGTTGCGGCTCGACGCCCGCGTCCACGGGCAGTGGAGGTGGGCCAGGAGTCGCACAGGACCCGAACGCGCCGTTCGAGGTCTGGACGCGGAGCACCGAGGCCACCGCGAAGGTCTACGAGAAGATCTTCGCCGACTTCCAGGCGAAGACCGGGGTGGAGGTCGACTACAAGCCGATCTTCGCGGACTTCGACAAGCAGATTCAGCAGCGCGCGGCGTCGAAGGACCTGCCCGACCTGGTCGTCACGGACACCGGCTCACTGGGCGTCTTCACCTCCCAGGGTCTGGTCGGCGAGATCGACAAGGGTTCCATCGCGGGCGGCGCCGACGTCGGCGAGCGGGCCTGGAACAACGGCAGGGCCTCCGACGGCAAGTACTACGCGATCCCGTTCTCCACCCAGGCGATGGTCACGCTGATCCGCAAGGACTGGCGCGAGAAGCTGGGCAAGCCGGTGCCGAAGACCTGGGACGAGCTCTCCGACCTGGCGACCGCGTTCACCAAGGACGACCCGGACGGCAACGGCCAGGCCGACACCTACGGGATGCTGGTGCCCGGCACCACCGACCGCGGCTACCTCGGCTGGTGGGCGTCGAGCTTCATCTGGCAGGGCGGCGGCGACATCCTCAAGCAGGACGGCGACAAGTTCGGCGTCGCGGTCGACTCCGACGAGACCGTCAAGTCCGTCGAGTACCTGCGGAAGATGTTCTGCGACACCAAGGTCGTCCAGCCGGGAGCCCTCACCACGGGCACGAACGACGCGCACGCGTTCTTCGAGACCGGCAAGACCGGCATCTACGTGACCGGCCCGTACATGTTCGGCCGGTTCGACAAGAACCTCGGCAAGGACAAGTACGAGGTCATCGCGGCTCCCAAGGGCCCGGCGGGCGACACCGTGCTGGGCGAGGGCGAGAACATCTACCTGATGGCGGGCTCGCCGAGGGCGGACGCGCAGAAGAAGCTGGCGGAGTACCTGATCAGCGCCGAGGCGCAGCAGGCGGGCATGAAGGGCGACCCGACCCCCGTGGTCCGGCTCCCCGTCAACGGCAAGGTCGACGTCGACGCCGTCTACGACGACCCGCGCTGGGCCACCACCGCCAAGGTCTACGCCGACAGCGCGCGGCCGTTCCCGAGCGTGCCGAACTTCCAGCCCTTCCGGCAGCAGTTCTCCGAGACGTTGAACTCCCTCTTCGCGACGTGCGACGGCGACGTCAAGGGCGACCTCGGCAAGCTGGCCGGGAACCTCAAGAAGGAGTTGCAGACCCAGGGAATGTCGAAGTGA
- a CDS encoding sugar ABC transporter permease encodes MRRRHRRRLTGSTFTPWLFLLPAVLIFIVFKYLPMAEGIRLSLYQVRPFLGDLWVGADNYVRILGDERFRDAIGHTLVLAVGQTLGSMVIGFALALLLEGHAKSLWFVRSAVFLPVVAATAVIGEIWRLLFFPTPEGFVNSAISLVGLGPWTFLDSPDTSLASVMFVGIWKGAPYDMVLILAGLAGIDRQQYEASAIDGATTVQRIRHITLPALRPVITILLTLASIRGLRVFTEVYVLTGGGPAGSTDVWMTRVFTVAFERNEIGVASAGSVMLFLITFALTVVVQLYRRRKEAR; translated from the coding sequence GTGAGGCGGCGCCACCGGCGTCGCCTCACGGGATCCACCTTCACGCCCTGGCTGTTCCTGCTGCCCGCGGTGCTGATCTTCATCGTCTTCAAGTACCTGCCGATGGCCGAGGGGATCCGGCTGAGCCTGTACCAGGTCCGCCCGTTCCTGGGCGACCTGTGGGTGGGGGCGGACAACTACGTCCGCATCCTCGGCGACGAGCGGTTCCGCGACGCGATCGGGCACACCCTCGTGCTCGCCGTCGGCCAGACGCTGGGCTCCATGGTGATCGGGTTCGCGCTGGCGCTGCTGCTGGAGGGCCACGCGAAGTCGCTGTGGTTCGTGCGGTCCGCGGTGTTCCTGCCGGTGGTCGCGGCGACCGCGGTCATCGGCGAGATCTGGCGGCTGCTGTTCTTCCCCACCCCGGAGGGGTTCGTCAACAGCGCCATCTCGCTGGTCGGCCTCGGCCCGTGGACGTTCCTGGACAGCCCGGACACCTCCCTGGCCTCGGTCATGTTCGTCGGGATCTGGAAGGGCGCCCCCTACGACATGGTGCTGATCCTCGCGGGACTCGCGGGGATCGACCGCCAGCAGTACGAGGCGTCCGCCATCGACGGCGCGACCACGGTGCAGCGGATCCGGCACATCACGCTGCCCGCGCTGCGCCCGGTGATCACCATCCTGCTGACGCTGGCGTCCATCCGCGGCCTGCGGGTGTTCACCGAGGTCTACGTCCTCACCGGCGGCGGACCCGCGGGCTCCACGGACGTGTGGATGACGCGGGTGTTCACCGTCGCCTTCGAGCGCAACGAGATCGGCGTCGCGTCCGCCGGTTCGGTGATGCTCTTCCTGATCACGTTCGCGTTGACGGTCGTGGTCCAGTTGTACCGACGGCGGAAGGAGGCCAGGTGA
- a CDS encoding phosphotransferase, which translates to MHSETKRKLTESELSSITRRATGAGLVEHFELTDGMFNAAHRLTTDDGRVVVLKVAPPPGTPLMTYERDIMRTEAMAFRLMGEHGVPVPEVLHVEDGLLVMSCLDGGSWASLEQRITPGARAALRRELGGIVARLHRIGGDSFGYPQGPGGDTWRGAFLAMAASVLADAEVFGVGLPEGLSDWFQDRSAVLDEVTTPVLVHFDLWPGNIFVDPATPEVVGIIDPERAFWGDPLADFVSLALFGDIEDEPDFLAGYGGMDMTPSRRERVRLYRVYLYLIMIVEGAPRGFVGAEHEESRRFYRGKLAADLAGDPAGE; encoded by the coding sequence GTGCACAGCGAGACCAAGCGGAAGCTGACGGAGTCCGAACTGTCCTCGATCACCCGCCGGGCCACGGGGGCGGGGCTGGTGGAGCACTTCGAGCTGACCGACGGGATGTTCAACGCCGCCCACCGGCTCACCACCGACGACGGGCGCGTGGTCGTGCTGAAGGTCGCACCGCCGCCGGGGACGCCGCTGATGACCTACGAGCGGGACATCATGCGCACCGAGGCGATGGCGTTCCGGCTGATGGGCGAGCACGGCGTGCCGGTGCCGGAGGTGCTGCACGTCGAGGACGGCCTGCTGGTGATGAGCTGCCTCGACGGCGGGTCGTGGGCGTCGCTGGAGCAGCGGATCACGCCGGGGGCGCGCGCCGCGCTGCGCCGTGAGCTGGGCGGGATCGTGGCCCGGCTGCACCGGATCGGAGGGGACTCGTTCGGCTACCCGCAGGGGCCGGGCGGTGACACCTGGCGAGGGGCGTTCCTGGCCATGGCGGCCTCCGTGCTGGCCGACGCGGAGGTGTTCGGTGTCGGGCTCCCGGAAGGCCTGTCCGACTGGTTCCAGGACCGCTCAGCCGTTCTCGACGAGGTGACCACACCGGTCCTCGTGCACTTCGACCTGTGGCCGGGCAACATCTTCGTCGACCCGGCCACCCCGGAGGTCGTCGGGATCATCGACCCCGAACGGGCGTTCTGGGGCGACCCGTTGGCCGACTTCGTCTCGCTGGCGCTGTTCGGCGACATCGAGGACGAGCCGGACTTCCTGGCCGGGTACGGCGGCATGGACATGACGCCGTCGAGGCGGGAGCGCGTCCGGCTCTACCGGGTCTACCTGTACCTGATCATGATCGTGGAGGGCGCTCCCCGCGGGTTCGTCGGCGCGGAGCACGAGGAGTCGAGGCGGTTCTACCGGGGGAAGCTCGCCGCCGACCTGGCGGGGGACCCGGCCGGGGAATAG
- a CDS encoding IclR family transcriptional regulator — translation MTEAASPTRPGAVKSADRTVELLEVLSASDRRLTLTELHRELSYPKSSLYMLLQTLVNRGWVEVEPDRGTYGIGVRALLVGTSYLDHDPVVRAAIRVMEQVRQTVNETVHLARLDGADVVYLASRESEHHLRVVSRVGRRLPAHSTSLGKAVLSTRTPQEVDVLLPAELKPLTPNTVVERGALHAQLAGFRNIGYAHEREENTPGLGCFAVALPYRNPVLDAMSCSVPLGRLDDEHERQVIAALLDAARTITELLRQFGR, via the coding sequence GTGACCGAAGCCGCTTCGCCCACTCGTCCGGGGGCGGTGAAATCCGCCGACCGGACCGTTGAGCTGCTGGAAGTCCTGTCGGCGTCCGACCGCCGGCTGACCCTCACCGAGCTGCACCGGGAGCTCAGCTACCCGAAGTCGAGCCTGTACATGCTGCTGCAGACGCTCGTGAACCGCGGCTGGGTGGAGGTCGAGCCCGACCGCGGCACGTACGGCATCGGTGTGCGCGCCCTGCTGGTCGGCACGTCCTACCTCGACCACGACCCGGTCGTGCGCGCGGCGATCCGGGTGATGGAGCAGGTCCGGCAGACCGTCAACGAGACCGTCCACCTCGCGCGCCTCGACGGCGCGGACGTGGTCTACCTCGCCAGCCGCGAGTCCGAGCACCACCTGCGGGTCGTCTCCAGGGTCGGCCGCAGGCTGCCCGCGCACTCCACCTCGCTGGGCAAGGCGGTGCTGTCCACCCGCACCCCGCAGGAGGTCGACGTGCTGCTGCCCGCCGAGCTCAAGCCGCTCACGCCGAACACCGTCGTCGAGCGCGGGGCCCTGCACGCGCAGCTCGCGGGTTTCCGGAACATCGGCTACGCCCACGAGCGCGAGGAGAACACCCCCGGCCTCGGCTGCTTCGCCGTCGCGCTGCCCTACCGCAACCCCGTGCTCGACGCCATGAGCTGCTCGGTCCCGCTGGGCAGGCTCGACGACGAGCACGAGCGGCAGGTCATCGCGGCACTGCTCGACGCCGCCCGCACGATCACCGAACTGCTGCGCCAGTTCGGCCGCTGA
- a CDS encoding carbohydrate ABC transporter permease: MSVAEKCDTALGWSTGRQAWLGRGVRILLSAVAVLLFTGPLITVFSGAFDHNPDPTQLSVLPNRPSMVNFTEAGHKGIWGYLANSLIIAGGALLLQLSVSVFAAYALARKKFRGQAAVLLLILTTMMLPEEVIAIPLSLVIGDLPLLHVSLKGTLLGVILPLGAWGFSIFVMTEFMKEIPVELEEAAKVDGAGELRIFAQIILPLVKPALGVVAVFGFNMIWEQYLLPLIVADDPSDYTLTVALLSLRSDQEVGPGIVLAGALLALVPSLLVYLSLQKSFLRGITTGAIKG; the protein is encoded by the coding sequence GTGAGCGTCGCGGAGAAGTGCGACACCGCGCTCGGGTGGTCGACCGGTCGTCAGGCCTGGCTGGGCAGGGGCGTCAGGATCCTGCTCAGCGCGGTCGCCGTGCTGCTGTTCACGGGTCCCCTGATCACCGTGTTCTCCGGCGCGTTCGACCACAACCCCGACCCGACCCAGCTGTCCGTGCTGCCGAACAGGCCCTCGATGGTCAACTTCACCGAGGCGGGCCACAAGGGCATCTGGGGCTACCTGGCGAACTCGCTGATCATCGCGGGCGGGGCGCTGCTGCTCCAGCTCTCGGTGAGCGTGTTCGCCGCGTACGCGTTGGCGCGCAAGAAGTTCCGGGGTCAGGCGGCCGTGCTGCTGCTGATCCTCACCACGATGATGCTGCCCGAGGAAGTCATCGCGATCCCCCTGTCCCTGGTGATCGGCGACCTCCCCCTGCTGCACGTCAGCCTGAAGGGCACCCTGCTCGGCGTGATCCTGCCGCTGGGTGCCTGGGGTTTCTCCATCTTCGTCATGACGGAGTTCATGAAGGAGATCCCCGTGGAACTGGAGGAGGCCGCGAAGGTCGACGGCGCGGGCGAGCTCCGGATCTTCGCCCAGATCATCCTGCCGCTCGTGAAGCCCGCCCTCGGCGTGGTCGCCGTGTTCGGGTTCAACATGATCTGGGAGCAGTACCTGCTCCCGCTGATCGTCGCCGACGACCCCTCCGACTACACCCTGACCGTCGCCCTGCTGTCGTTGAGGTCCGACCAGGAGGTCGGGCCTGGGATCGTCTTGGCCGGAGCATTGCTGGCGCTGGTGCCGAGCCTGCTCGTGTACCTGTCGCTGCAGAAGTCTTTCCTGCGTGGGATCACCACCGGAGCGATCAAGGGATGA